In a single window of the Aminomonas paucivorans DSM 12260 genome:
- a CDS encoding adenylosuccinate synthase, with the protein MKRKAEVIIGAQWGDEGKGRVVDALAERVDLVVRYQGGANAGHTVIAGGEKHVFHLLPSGMLYPGKTCVIGGGVVVDPAQLLTELRELQEKGRDRARLVVSRTSHVVMPYHKILDTLGERERSSCQKIGTTHRGIGPCYVDKFNRVGIRMEDLLFPQTLREKLAFNLEMKNLLLTRIYGEKPLALDELYNQALAWGGELAPFLGDGALEVNRALDEGRGVLFEGAQGTLLDVDFGTYPYVTSSSPTAGGACTGVGVGPTRIDRVLGVAKAYCTRVGEGPFPTELLDDLGQQLRDRGGEYGATTGRPRRCGWLDLVALRYAVMVNGLGGLAVTKLDVLTGIDPLKVAVGYRIDGQEVQHFPSDPQLLQNAEPVYRELKGWTEPLEECRRPEDLPRAARDYLKFMEEFCGAPAVLVGVGPAREATILQGL; encoded by the coding sequence CCAGGGAGGGGCCAACGCGGGGCACACGGTCATCGCGGGGGGAGAGAAGCACGTCTTCCACCTGCTTCCCTCGGGGATGCTCTACCCGGGGAAGACCTGCGTCATCGGCGGCGGCGTGGTGGTGGACCCCGCCCAGCTCCTGACGGAGCTGCGGGAGCTTCAGGAGAAGGGGCGTGATCGCGCCCGGCTGGTGGTGAGCCGCACCTCCCACGTGGTGATGCCCTACCACAAGATCCTGGACACCCTGGGGGAGAGGGAGAGGAGTTCCTGCCAGAAAATCGGCACCACCCACCGGGGCATCGGTCCCTGCTACGTGGACAAGTTCAACCGCGTGGGCATCCGCATGGAGGACCTGCTCTTCCCCCAGACCCTGAGGGAGAAGCTGGCTTTCAACCTGGAGATGAAGAACCTGCTGCTCACCCGGATCTACGGGGAGAAACCCCTGGCTCTGGACGAGCTCTACAACCAGGCCCTTGCCTGGGGGGGCGAGCTGGCTCCGTTCCTGGGTGATGGTGCCCTGGAGGTCAACCGGGCCCTGGACGAGGGACGGGGGGTCCTCTTCGAGGGGGCCCAGGGCACCCTGCTGGATGTGGACTTCGGCACCTATCCCTACGTCACCAGCTCCAGCCCCACCGCGGGGGGAGCCTGCACGGGCGTCGGGGTGGGACCCACCCGGATCGACCGGGTCCTCGGGGTGGCCAAGGCCTACTGCACCCGGGTGGGGGAGGGCCCCTTCCCCACGGAGCTTCTGGACGATCTGGGGCAGCAGCTTCGGGATCGGGGGGGAGAGTACGGCGCCACCACCGGTCGGCCCCGACGTTGCGGCTGGCTGGACCTGGTGGCTCTCCGCTACGCCGTCATGGTGAACGGCCTCGGAGGCCTGGCGGTCACCAAGCTGGACGTGCTCACGGGGATCGACCCCCTGAAGGTGGCGGTGGGCTACCGGATCGACGGACAAGAGGTCCAGCACTTCCCCTCCGACCCGCAGCTCCTTCAGAACGCCGAGCCGGTATACCGGGAGCTGAAGGGGTGGACCGAGCCGCTGGAGGAGTGCCGCCGTCCCGAGGATCTGCCCCGAGCGGCCCGGGACTACCTGAAGTTCATGGAGGAGTTCTGCGGGGCCCCGGCCGTCCTGGTGGGGGTGGGACCCGCCCGGGAAGCCACCATCCTGCAGGGACTCTAG
- a CDS encoding GNAT family N-acetyltransferase: MEIRFCRPEDQAALVEIEAQGQPFPWASGVFAQDLRGEGGVFYLGAQAPKGVLCGFAVGRVERGDLLLLNLGVHLRYRRQGVGLQLLAALGETGTYLGCHRLRLHVRFSNEGARQFYGDLGFRRLLRIPAYYEDGEDAEEWVGALPLSLVRPEASAAASGSEEG, encoded by the coding sequence GTGGAGATCCGCTTCTGCCGCCCGGAGGACCAGGCGGCCTTGGTGGAGATCGAGGCCCAGGGACAACCTTTCCCCTGGGCCTCCGGGGTTTTTGCGCAGGACCTCCGCGGAGAGGGGGGCGTCTTCTACCTGGGTGCCCAGGCCCCCAAGGGGGTTCTCTGCGGGTTTGCGGTGGGGCGGGTGGAGCGGGGCGACCTGCTCCTCCTGAACCTGGGGGTCCACCTGCGGTACCGGCGTCAGGGAGTGGGCCTTCAGCTTCTGGCTGCTCTGGGGGAGACGGGGACGTATCTGGGGTGCCACCGGTTGCGCCTCCACGTCCGGTTTTCCAACGAGGGAGCCCGGCAGTTCTACGGTGACCTGGGCTTCCGGCGCCTCCTCCGGATCCCGGCGTACTACGAGGATGGAGAGGACGCGGAGGAGTGGGTGGGGGCGCTTCCCCTTTCCCTGGTCCGCCCCGAAGCCTCTGCGGCAGCCTCGGGCTCCGAGGAGGGCTGA
- a CDS encoding DMT family transporter: protein MPIQPNPRPWQVLAADLALLVVAAVWGAGYPVSALAIRSITPLWLLGIRFAIAGTAMVVLFRRHLRGFDWRGAIPVYALSLVMALSYLLHIYALTLSTAAKQSFIAGTSVAMVPFVSAAFHRCWPSRVALAGSLVTSLGLSVLAFTPGMAFNGGDVLSLLMAVTIALHVVLCAACIRKHDALAVATIQILCGGMVFLLGAVLLEPLPDFRFTPGLWRSILFLALLATVFPFGVQCVALRYTHEVHAGILLALESPFGYGVAILMGQERLRGQGLVAGAILLAGVLLAESELWRGPSRERTEPEEAEEAAEEAG from the coding sequence ATGCCCATCCAGCCGAATCCCCGTCCCTGGCAGGTGCTGGCGGCGGACCTGGCCCTCCTGGTGGTGGCGGCGGTGTGGGGGGCGGGGTACCCCGTCTCGGCCCTGGCCATCCGATCCATCACCCCCCTTTGGCTTCTGGGAATCCGCTTCGCCATCGCCGGAACCGCCATGGTGGTGCTCTTCCGCCGCCACCTTCGGGGATTCGACTGGAGGGGAGCCATCCCCGTCTACGCCCTCTCCCTCGTCATGGCCCTTTCCTACCTCCTCCACATCTACGCCCTTACCCTGAGCACCGCGGCCAAACAGTCCTTCATCGCCGGGACCAGCGTGGCCATGGTTCCCTTCGTCTCCGCAGCCTTCCATCGCTGTTGGCCCAGCCGCGTTGCCCTGGCCGGGTCCCTGGTGACCTCTCTGGGGCTCTCGGTCCTGGCCTTCACCCCCGGCATGGCCTTCAACGGAGGGGACGTCCTCTCCCTCCTGATGGCGGTGACCATTGCCCTCCACGTGGTGCTTTGCGCCGCCTGCATCCGCAAGCACGACGCCCTGGCGGTGGCGACGATCCAGATCCTCTGCGGGGGGATGGTCTTTCTCCTGGGGGCGGTGCTGCTGGAGCCCCTGCCGGACTTTCGCTTCACCCCGGGCCTCTGGCGGAGCATCCTCTTCCTAGCCCTCCTCGCCACGGTGTTCCCCTTCGGGGTCCAATGTGTGGCCCTTCGGTACACCCACGAGGTCCACGCGGGGATCCTCCTGGCCCTGGAGAGTCCCTTCGGCTACGGGGTGGCCATCCTCATGGGGCAGGAGCGGCTTCGGGGACAGGGACTGGTGGCGGGGGCCATCCTCCTGGCGGGGGTGCTGCTGGCAGAATCGGAGCTCTGGAGGGGACCCTCCCGGGAGAGGACGGAACCCGAGGAGGCGGAAGAAGCGGCGGAGGAAGCGGGATGA
- a CDS encoding GNAT family N-acetyltransferase gives MSRLPVLETPRLLLRPFALSDARSVQALAGDAAIADTTLRIPHPYENGMAEEWIGTHERLFESGEQANFAITRKTNRELVGAIGLVIEGGADRAELGYWVGKPGWGQGYCSEAGRAVLAFGFGTLHLQKIHACFFPRNPASGRVLEKLGMIREGVLRRHVKKNGIYEDIVVCGILREEWFKEPGTTSRRGEADRKTPSTEPCDEGRVGNL, from the coding sequence GTGAGCCGCCTACCCGTTCTGGAGACTCCCCGGCTGCTCCTTCGTCCCTTCGCCCTTTCCGACGCCCGATCCGTGCAGGCGCTGGCGGGAGACGCGGCCATCGCGGACACGACCCTTCGCATCCCCCATCCTTACGAGAACGGGATGGCGGAGGAATGGATCGGCACCCACGAGAGGTTGTTCGAATCGGGAGAACAGGCGAACTTCGCCATCACCCGGAAGACGAACCGGGAACTGGTGGGAGCCATCGGTCTGGTGATCGAAGGGGGGGCCGATCGGGCCGAGCTGGGGTACTGGGTCGGCAAGCCCGGCTGGGGGCAGGGATACTGTTCCGAGGCGGGGCGTGCCGTCCTGGCCTTCGGCTTCGGGACGCTGCATCTCCAAAAGATCCATGCCTGCTTCTTCCCTCGCAATCCCGCCTCCGGGAGGGTCCTGGAGAAGCTGGGGATGATCCGGGAAGGGGTGCTGCGCCGACACGTGAAGAAGAACGGCATCTACGAGGATATCGTTGTCTGCGGGATCCTCCGGGAGGAGTGGTTCAAAGAGCCAGGAACGACCAGCCGAAGGGGAGAAGCCGACCGAAAAACCCCCTCCACCGAACCCTGCGACGAGGGGAGAGTCGGAAACCTCTAA
- a CDS encoding PDZ domain-containing protein, whose protein sequence is MRRILLVSLFLLSLAPACWGATLFTTTIRETDTGKVQDMILEVMTGKNFTVDEVDPYKVVVAKNFGDGFWLPTQLCKVKFNMLQRDGNVRLLVSELELLQGQVTRQRSIDHLIPLIQEIRNKLDGTPIDQVVNEAVNQLPDSGNVRKKSLGIVLGDRNPDGYVAISSVEAGSKAADAGLVERDVLLEVNGRSTKEMDTAALRSYLANKAAEEASLVLVYSRGGTPQGSVTIR, encoded by the coding sequence TTGCGCCGCATCCTGCTGGTTTCCCTGTTTCTGCTTTCCCTGGCCCCCGCATGTTGGGGAGCCACCCTCTTCACCACCACCATCCGGGAGACCGACACCGGGAAGGTCCAGGACATGATCCTGGAGGTCATGACGGGAAAGAACTTCACCGTCGACGAGGTGGACCCGTACAAGGTGGTGGTGGCCAAGAACTTCGGGGACGGCTTCTGGCTTCCCACGCAGCTCTGCAAGGTGAAGTTCAACATGCTGCAGCGGGACGGCAACGTGCGCCTCCTGGTCAGCGAGCTGGAACTCCTTCAGGGGCAGGTGACCCGGCAGCGGTCCATCGACCACCTGATCCCCCTCATCCAGGAAATCCGCAACAAGCTGGACGGGACGCCGATCGATCAGGTCGTCAACGAGGCGGTCAACCAGCTTCCCGATTCGGGGAACGTGCGGAAGAAGTCCCTGGGAATCGTCCTGGGGGACAGGAACCCCGACGGGTACGTGGCCATCTCTTCCGTGGAGGCGGGCAGCAAGGCAGCCGATGCGGGGCTCGTGGAGCGGGACGTGCTTCTGGAGGTCAACGGTCGAAGCACGAAGGAGATGGACACGGCGGCCCTGAGGTCCTATCTGGCCAACAAGGCCGCGGAGGAGGCCTCCCTGGTACTGGTCTACTCCCGGGGGGGAACCCCGCAGGGCTCGGTGACGATCCGGTGA
- a CDS encoding DUF554 domain-containing protein: MNEWIQHIPIFGSLANAAAVLAGGSFGLLMRSRLPQRHVETAFHAIGLFTLFLGIHMAAKTQNFLVLIFSLVLGALTGEALNLEKRLDNFAEGLRQRFRCENDRFVQGFVTAFLLFCTGSMTILGAIEEGLGGYPNLLLAKTVLDGFSSVALAASLGPGVVAASVPLLLFQGGLTLGARAFQSLLSQPVIDEMSAVGGILLLGLGLSLLEIRRFRVLNLLPGLLFAAALSSLLS; the protein is encoded by the coding sequence TTGAACGAATGGATCCAGCACATCCCCATCTTCGGCAGCCTCGCCAACGCCGCGGCGGTCCTGGCAGGAGGCTCCTTCGGCCTGCTCATGCGCTCCCGCCTCCCCCAGAGGCACGTGGAGACGGCCTTCCACGCCATCGGCCTCTTCACCCTCTTTCTGGGCATCCACATGGCCGCCAAGACCCAGAACTTCCTCGTCCTGATCTTCAGCCTGGTCCTGGGCGCCCTGACCGGGGAGGCCCTGAACCTGGAGAAGCGCCTCGACAACTTCGCAGAAGGGCTCCGGCAGCGCTTCCGCTGCGAGAACGACCGGTTCGTCCAGGGCTTCGTCACCGCCTTCCTGCTCTTCTGCACCGGCTCCATGACCATCCTGGGGGCCATCGAAGAGGGCCTGGGAGGGTACCCCAACCTGCTTTTGGCCAAGACGGTGCTGGACGGCTTCTCCTCCGTGGCCCTGGCCGCGTCCTTGGGCCCCGGGGTGGTGGCGGCGTCGGTCCCCCTCCTCCTCTTTCAGGGAGGCCTCACCCTGGGGGCCCGAGCGTTCCAGTCCCTCCTCTCCCAGCCGGTGATCGACGAGATGTCCGCAGTGGGGGGCATCCTCCTCCTGGGATTGGGCCTTTCCTTGCTGGAGATCCGCCGTTTCCGGGTCCTGAACCTCCTCCCGGGGCTCCTCTTCGCCGCAGCTCTCTCCAGCCTCTTGTCCTGA
- a CDS encoding urease accessory protein UreH domain-containing protein, whose translation MILAAFTALWLGILATLSPCPLASNVAALSCVIRPGNPREALIQGGAYGAGRFLTHLLLGALLVGGLLDAPDLYRNVLRILAKAAGPLFLVVGALLLEWLTPHTGGSLKKALAERIPPNGPGAFLLGVLLSLLPCPETAALFFGGLLPLAAREGSSLLLPGLFGLGAALPVALAGWGLSAGTQVISRRLRRIDPLETLLRHLTGVAFLGVGFYFTLTHVYRLF comes from the coding sequence ATGATCCTGGCCGCCTTCACCGCCCTGTGGCTGGGGATCCTGGCCACCCTGAGCCCCTGTCCCCTGGCCTCCAACGTGGCGGCCCTGTCCTGCGTGATCCGGCCGGGAAACCCCCGGGAAGCCCTGATCCAGGGAGGCGCCTACGGGGCGGGGCGGTTCCTGACCCACCTCCTCCTGGGGGCCCTGCTGGTGGGAGGGCTCCTGGACGCCCCGGACCTCTACCGGAACGTCCTGCGGATCCTGGCCAAAGCGGCGGGCCCCCTGTTTCTGGTGGTAGGAGCCCTCCTGCTGGAGTGGCTCACCCCCCACACGGGGGGGAGCCTCAAGAAGGCCCTGGCGGAGAGGATCCCCCCAAACGGCCCGGGGGCCTTCCTCCTGGGGGTGCTCCTGTCCCTGCTCCCCTGCCCGGAGACGGCGGCCCTGTTCTTCGGCGGACTGCTGCCCCTGGCGGCCCGGGAAGGGTCCTCCCTCCTCCTCCCGGGGCTTTTCGGCCTGGGAGCCGCCCTCCCCGTGGCCCTGGCGGGATGGGGGCTTTCCGCGGGAACCCAGGTCATCTCCCGGCGCCTCCGGCGCATCGACCCCCTGGAGACCCTGCTGCGCCACCTCACGGGGGTCGCCTTCCTGGGGGTGGGCTTCTACTTCACCCTGACGCACGTGTATCGCCTTTTCTGA
- a CDS encoding nitrophenyl compound nitroreductase subunit ArsF family protein, translating to MKRFAGLCVLLFAAFSLGYALRDLQNETRPHPLPPEESGTRVEVILFRGGGYCPVCDDLERNAQEALEGPLSGDVAAGRLSFRKLSLEEPENERYIETYGLFGTTLVVSLVRNGREIRFRNLEEAYRLADRPEAFRPFFLQALAPFLKEAVAP from the coding sequence ATGAAGCGTTTTGCGGGGCTCTGCGTCCTTCTCTTCGCGGCCTTCAGCCTGGGCTACGCCCTCCGGGACCTCCAGAATGAGACGCGGCCCCACCCCCTTCCCCCCGAGGAATCTGGAACCCGGGTGGAGGTGATCCTCTTCCGGGGCGGGGGCTACTGTCCCGTCTGCGACGACCTGGAAAGGAACGCCCAGGAGGCCCTCGAAGGCCCCCTCTCGGGGGACGTGGCCGCAGGGCGCCTGTCCTTCCGCAAGCTCTCCCTGGAAGAGCCGGAAAACGAGCGTTACATTGAAACCTACGGCCTCTTCGGCACCACCCTGGTGGTCTCCCTGGTGCGAAATGGCCGGGAGATCCGGTTCCGCAACCTAGAGGAGGCCTATCGCTTGGCCGACCGGCCCGAGGCGTTCCGTCCCTTCTTCCTCCAGGCCCTGGCGCCCTTCCTGAAAGAGGCGGTGGCCCCATGA
- the lepB gene encoding signal peptidase I, whose amino-acid sequence MAKPWWREALETILWALVLALVLRTFVVQAFWIPSGSMIPTLDPGDRVLVLKFWYHLPSVDPKRGNLVVFKYPVDPRRDFVKRIIGLPGETVELREGKVYVNGVQIDEPYVVNSDTYTMAATEVPKDSYFCMGDNRPNSQDSRFWGFVPRNFLKGPVVFRYWPLTRIGLPR is encoded by the coding sequence ATGGCGAAACCGTGGTGGCGTGAGGCTCTGGAGACGATCCTTTGGGCACTGGTGCTGGCATTGGTGCTGCGGACCTTCGTGGTGCAGGCGTTCTGGATTCCCAGCGGGTCCATGATCCCCACCCTGGACCCGGGGGACCGGGTGCTGGTGCTCAAGTTCTGGTACCACCTGCCTTCGGTGGACCCCAAGAGGGGGAACCTGGTGGTGTTCAAGTACCCCGTGGACCCGAGGCGGGACTTCGTGAAGCGGATCATCGGGCTCCCCGGGGAGACGGTGGAACTGCGGGAGGGCAAGGTCTACGTCAACGGGGTGCAGATCGACGAGCCCTACGTAGTGAACTCGGACACCTATACCATGGCGGCCACGGAGGTGCCCAAGGACAGCTACTTCTGCATGGGGGACAACCGCCCCAACTCCCAGGACAGCCGTTTCTGGGGCTTCGTGCCCCGGAACTTCCTCAAAGGGCCGGTGGTGTTCCGGTACTGGCCCCTGACGCGCATCGGCCTCCCTCGGTAG
- a CDS encoding YlqF/YawG family GTPase — protein sequence MGRTVWYPGHMARGRRQLEALLGSLDLLLEVRDARAPRLTASPLLEEQGRLETWIVLTKADLAEEEVTRRWVDHFRRSGRTAWAVDARKPLPVPFRKALQQRRPDFRELRLAVVGVPNVGKSLLLNRLIGKKSALVGGIPGVTRGVSWFRGEGLLVVDSPGVLDPKSDAGAHRRLAWLNATKGQVIGTPQDLAMDCIAHLEEQGEWGRIASVWNLSRESQSPEERLEGVGRRLGRLLPGGVVDLDGAGRAFLEALGTGKLGRWSLEVPPASREKEGSS from the coding sequence ATGGGGCGGACGGTGTGGTACCCCGGGCACATGGCCCGGGGCAGAAGACAGCTCGAAGCGCTTCTGGGGTCTCTGGACCTCCTTCTGGAGGTCCGGGACGCCCGGGCGCCCCGGCTCACCGCCTCCCCCCTCCTGGAGGAGCAGGGACGGTTGGAGACCTGGATCGTCCTCACCAAGGCGGACCTGGCGGAGGAGGAGGTCACGAGGCGCTGGGTGGACCACTTCCGGCGGTCCGGCCGCACGGCCTGGGCGGTGGACGCCCGCAAGCCCCTGCCCGTCCCTTTCCGCAAGGCTCTGCAGCAGCGTCGCCCGGACTTCCGGGAGCTGCGCCTGGCGGTGGTGGGGGTGCCCAACGTGGGCAAGTCCCTCCTCCTGAACCGCCTCATCGGCAAGAAGTCCGCCCTGGTGGGGGGCATCCCCGGGGTGACCCGGGGGGTTTCCTGGTTTCGGGGAGAGGGGCTTCTGGTGGTGGACTCCCCCGGCGTCCTGGACCCCAAGTCCGATGCGGGGGCGCACCGCCGTCTGGCGTGGCTCAACGCCACCAAGGGGCAGGTGATCGGCACCCCTCAGGACCTGGCCATGGACTGCATCGCCCACCTGGAGGAACAAGGAGAATGGGGGCGCATCGCCTCGGTCTGGAACCTCTCTCGGGAGTCCCAGAGCCCGGAGGAACGCCTGGAGGGAGTGGGGCGTCGGCTGGGACGACTCCTTCCCGGCGGTGTGGTGGACCTGGACGGGGCCGGAAGGGCCTTTCTGGAGGCCCTCGGCACGGGCAAGCTGGGGCGATGGAGCCTGGAAGTTCCTCCCGCGTCCCGGGAGAAGGAGGGATCCTCGTGA
- a CDS encoding ribonuclease HII: protein MIVAGTDEAGRGPLAGPVVAAAAVLTPDQRRRLMQRGLGDSKALTPRRRESLFALMEELGVLWRAQAASAARIDGTNILAASLWAMGRATVALDPPPDLVVVDGNARIPGLSLPQRCLPGGDALVPAVMAASVVAKVLRDRAMESLDRLYPGYGFAKHKGYPTAEHRRALERLGPSPVHRATFRWRPAP from the coding sequence GTGATCGTGGCCGGAACGGACGAGGCAGGCAGGGGACCCCTGGCAGGTCCCGTGGTGGCCGCGGCGGCGGTGCTCACCCCGGACCAGCGCCGTCGCCTGATGCAGCGAGGGCTGGGGGATTCCAAAGCCCTGACGCCCCGAAGGCGGGAGAGCCTCTTCGCCCTCATGGAGGAACTGGGGGTGCTCTGGCGGGCCCAGGCCGCCTCGGCGGCCCGCATCGACGGAACGAACATCCTGGCGGCGTCCCTCTGGGCCATGGGAAGGGCTACGGTGGCCCTGGATCCCCCGCCGGACCTGGTGGTGGTGGACGGCAATGCCCGGATCCCCGGGCTTTCCCTGCCCCAACGGTGTCTTCCCGGGGGGGATGCCCTGGTCCCCGCGGTGATGGCCGCCTCTGTGGTGGCCAAGGTCCTCCGGGACCGGGCCATGGAATCCCTGGACCGGCTCTATCCGGGATACGGTTTCGCGAAGCACAAGGGCTACCCCACGGCGGAACACCGCCGTGCCCTGGAGCGCCTCGGTCCTTCGCCGGTGCACCGGGCCACCTTCCGCTGGAGGCCCGCGCCGTGA
- a CDS encoding flagellar hook-length control protein FliK: MSPGVGGIQGGNIDPRAQGVLLPSEEVSQVSRPSTARIPSGAVVEGLVLSQEEGLYQVRVGNQTFSARSSLPLFVGQRFRAVWDASGDVPVLRLQASDLALLSRFPAKEQPVALALLLRGLPATDDVLVPLRQAWIRLGGKPETLSALVELWARGLPLSDPQASQLSWYLQLNPAQVGDLWKQVRERLRKAGADATPQEWSRELKAAREGNDDVARFLQAHSVASRPARPGVDPGALLAPMWWPLDDREDPALARVATAREEQGGRRIWRVSFETQGNRLGTVQGELVTNGRSLTVDLGVGAPSVARTVRQHLPELEEALKAVPLGLQHLGVSVVRRRESSLQRGVDMEA, from the coding sequence GTGAGCCCCGGGGTGGGAGGAATCCAGGGGGGGAACATCGATCCCCGAGCGCAGGGAGTCCTCCTCCCCTCGGAGGAAGTCTCCCAGGTCAGTCGTCCCTCCACGGCGCGCATCCCAAGCGGGGCGGTGGTGGAAGGGCTGGTGCTTTCCCAGGAGGAGGGGCTCTACCAGGTCCGGGTGGGCAACCAGACCTTCTCCGCCCGCTCCTCCCTGCCCCTTTTCGTGGGCCAGCGGTTCCGGGCGGTGTGGGACGCCTCCGGCGACGTGCCGGTGCTGCGTCTCCAGGCCTCGGACCTGGCCCTCCTCTCCCGCTTTCCCGCCAAGGAACAGCCCGTGGCCCTGGCCCTCCTCCTGCGGGGGCTTCCCGCCACGGACGACGTGCTGGTCCCCCTGAGACAGGCCTGGATCCGCCTGGGGGGCAAACCCGAGACCCTCTCCGCCCTGGTGGAGCTGTGGGCCCGGGGACTTCCCCTCAGCGATCCCCAGGCCTCCCAGCTTTCCTGGTACCTCCAGCTCAACCCCGCTCAGGTGGGGGACCTGTGGAAGCAGGTTCGGGAGCGCCTCCGCAAGGCGGGGGCGGATGCCACCCCTCAGGAGTGGAGCCGGGAACTCAAGGCAGCCCGGGAGGGAAACGACGACGTGGCCCGGTTCCTCCAGGCCCATTCCGTGGCCTCCCGTCCCGCCCGCCCGGGGGTGGACCCGGGAGCCCTCCTGGCCCCCATGTGGTGGCCCCTGGACGACCGGGAGGACCCCGCCCTGGCCCGGGTGGCCACGGCGAGGGAGGAGCAGGGGGGGCGAAGGATCTGGCGGGTCTCCTTCGAGACCCAGGGCAACCGTCTGGGAACGGTCCAGGGGGAGCTGGTGACCAACGGGCGCTCCCTCACGGTGGACCTGGGGGTGGGGGCTCCCTCGGTGGCCCGGACGGTGCGGCAGCATCTCCCGGAGCTGGAGGAGGCCCTCAAGGCGGTTCCCCTGGGGTTGCAGCACCTGGGGGTCTCCGTGGTCCGCCGGAGGGAAAGCTCTCTCCAGCGGGGCGTGGACATGGAGGCGTAG
- a CDS encoding EscU/YscU/HrcU family type III secretion system export apparatus switch protein — MARKHRIPEAAALRYEEGHESAPVVVASGKGVLAERIVEIAREAQIPVVEDAALVSALLALELGEEIPPELYQAVARVLVFVYDLDRKSEVLKR, encoded by the coding sequence GTGGCCCGCAAGCATCGCATCCCCGAGGCGGCGGCTCTGCGGTACGAGGAGGGGCACGAGTCCGCCCCGGTGGTGGTGGCCTCCGGCAAGGGGGTCCTGGCGGAGCGGATCGTGGAGATCGCCCGGGAGGCGCAGATCCCGGTGGTGGAGGACGCGGCCCTGGTGAGCGCCCTCCTGGCGTTGGAGCTGGGGGAGGAGATCCCCCCGGAACTCTACCAGGCGGTGGCCCGGGTCCTGGTGTTCGTCTACGACCTGGACCGCAAGTCCGAGGTCCTGAAGCGGTGA
- a CDS encoding YraN family protein has protein sequence MTPRELGCLGEDLAAKHLAALGWAVLERNVRLPGGEIDLVAREGDELVLVEVRTRSESRLQEASDTVGPEKLRRLVRAGRNYVARRRYDGFWRIDLLALDRTGSGWSVHHHRDITGGRYDG, from the coding sequence GTGACCCCCCGGGAGCTGGGGTGCCTGGGGGAGGATCTGGCGGCGAAGCATCTGGCGGCCCTGGGGTGGGCCGTCCTGGAGCGGAACGTGCGTCTTCCCGGGGGGGAGATCGACCTGGTGGCCCGGGAGGGGGACGAACTGGTGCTGGTGGAGGTGCGGACCCGTTCCGAGAGCCGCCTCCAGGAGGCCTCGGACACCGTGGGGCCGGAGAAGCTCCGCCGCCTGGTGCGGGCGGGGCGGAACTACGTGGCCCGGCGGCGCTACGACGGGTTCTGGCGCATCGACCTGCTCGCCCTGGACCGAACCGGGTCGGGCTGGTCCGTGCACCACCACCGGGACATCACCGGGGGGAGGTACGACGGGTGA